In one Arachis duranensis cultivar V14167 chromosome 9, aradu.V14167.gnm2.J7QH, whole genome shotgun sequence genomic region, the following are encoded:
- the LOC107464877 gene encoding jasmonate ZIM domain-containing protein 1 isoform X2, whose amino-acid sequence MSNFPDAVADGRRSGKAPEKSNFSQTCSLLSQFLKEKRTSGASTLGVGSKMEPRGTKDFLASIHNSDGALRLNSAAMDSLPQLVENPCIKKSNIRSLEPETPQLTIFYSGKMLVFDAFPPDKATEVMELATKLASNSSIVEQSQPSASVATENLSKDKVPQTNNASETPRPGKQAVGSDMRYPRRASLVKFLEKRKERVIARGPYQVNNPNPKPEGSSSGGEPYPVNSPNSKHEEGSSGVVPEDQSSKHFDLNS is encoded by the exons ATGTCAAATTTCCCTGATGCGGTGGCCGATGGCCGGAGGTCCGGCAAGGCACCGGAGAAGTCCAATTTTTCTCAGACTTGCAGCCTCTTGAGCCAGTTCTTGAAGGAGAAGCGTACTTCTGGAGCTTCCACTCTCGGAGTTGGTTCTAAAATGGAGCCTAGAG GTACCAAGGATTTTCTAGCCAGTATTCATAATTCAGATGGAGCTTTGAGACTAAATTCTGCGGCTATGGATTCCCTTCCCCAGCTTGTGGAAAATCCCTGCATCAAGAAGTCTAATATTAG GTCATTGGAACCTGAAACTCCACAATTGACTATATTCTATTCCGGAAAAATGTTGGTATTTGATGCCTTTCCACCAGACAAGGCCACAGAGGTAATGGAGTTAGCCACCAAGTTAGCCTCGAACAGTTCCATTGTCGAACAAAGCCAGCCCAGTGCTTCGGTTGCGACTGAAAATTTGAGTAAAGACAAAGTGCCGCAGACAAATAATGCCTCTGAAACTCCTAGGCCAGGAAAGCAAGCTGTTGGTTCCG ATATGAGGTATCCAAGGAGAGCTTCACTTGTaaaatttcttgagaagagaaaagaaag GGTCATTGCTAGAGGACCTTACCAAGTAAACAACCCAAATCCCAAGCCTGAGGGTAGCAGTTCCGGCGGCGAACCTTACCCGGTAAACAGCCCGAATTCGAAGCACGAGGAAGGCAGTTCAGGGGTTGTACCTGAAGATCAGTCCTCCAAACACTTTGACCTTAACTCATAG
- the LOC107464877 gene encoding jasmonate ZIM domain-containing protein 1 isoform X1, which yields MSNFPDAVADGRRSGKAPEKSNFSQTCSLLSQFLKEKRTSGASTLGVGSKMEPRVGTKDFLASIHNSDGALRLNSAAMDSLPQLVENPCIKKSNIRSLEPETPQLTIFYSGKMLVFDAFPPDKATEVMELATKLASNSSIVEQSQPSASVATENLSKDKVPQTNNASETPRPGKQAVGSDMRYPRRASLVKFLEKRKERVIARGPYQVNNPNPKPEGSSSGGEPYPVNSPNSKHEEGSSGVVPEDQSSKHFDLNS from the exons ATGTCAAATTTCCCTGATGCGGTGGCCGATGGCCGGAGGTCCGGCAAGGCACCGGAGAAGTCCAATTTTTCTCAGACTTGCAGCCTCTTGAGCCAGTTCTTGAAGGAGAAGCGTACTTCTGGAGCTTCCACTCTCGGAGTTGGTTCTAAAATGGAGCCTAGAG TAGGTACCAAGGATTTTCTAGCCAGTATTCATAATTCAGATGGAGCTTTGAGACTAAATTCTGCGGCTATGGATTCCCTTCCCCAGCTTGTGGAAAATCCCTGCATCAAGAAGTCTAATATTAG GTCATTGGAACCTGAAACTCCACAATTGACTATATTCTATTCCGGAAAAATGTTGGTATTTGATGCCTTTCCACCAGACAAGGCCACAGAGGTAATGGAGTTAGCCACCAAGTTAGCCTCGAACAGTTCCATTGTCGAACAAAGCCAGCCCAGTGCTTCGGTTGCGACTGAAAATTTGAGTAAAGACAAAGTGCCGCAGACAAATAATGCCTCTGAAACTCCTAGGCCAGGAAAGCAAGCTGTTGGTTCCG ATATGAGGTATCCAAGGAGAGCTTCACTTGTaaaatttcttgagaagagaaaagaaag GGTCATTGCTAGAGGACCTTACCAAGTAAACAACCCAAATCCCAAGCCTGAGGGTAGCAGTTCCGGCGGCGAACCTTACCCGGTAAACAGCCCGAATTCGAAGCACGAGGAAGGCAGTTCAGGGGTTGTACCTGAAGATCAGTCCTCCAAACACTTTGACCTTAACTCATAG